The following proteins come from a genomic window of Leptolyngbyaceae cyanobacterium:
- a CDS encoding transposase, translating to MKLVERHIITKNHPLWSEIDHKAFLSKNLFNLANYHYRQHFFQHHQKLNFNQLYHLLSQTLDYKALPTKVSKQIIRRLDSAWTSYIQAVKAWQKHPEKFLGKPKIPGYKHKTKGRNILPYPHESISKKALKKGICQLSMSGIQIPTSADEIIEARIVPKSSCYVIEIVYEQVEETTNHQQIAGIDLGVNNLMAVTTNQKGVKPLLIKGRPLKAINTFYNKQRSCLQSHLKLQHNQTQSQRLKNLTHKRNCRVENYLHTASRRVIDWCRQHQIGIIVIGHNPAWKQSINLGQRNNQQFVNIPHYRLIEMLRYKAQLKGILVVITEEAYTSVASAIDGDELPKYGAKKPVFQGRRIARGLYKTANGRLLNADVNGSFNITRKVIPDVLDQGIKGLPFNPVVLDPLRMTGLSACE from the coding sequence ATGAAGCTGGTTGAACGTCATATCATCACAAAAAACCATCCCCTCTGGTCAGAAATTGACCACAAAGCTTTTTTGTCGAAAAATTTGTTTAACCTAGCCAATTATCATTATCGTCAACACTTTTTTCAACACCACCAGAAATTAAACTTTAACCAACTTTACCACCTCCTGTCCCAAACCCTAGACTACAAAGCCTTACCAACAAAAGTTAGTAAGCAAATCATCCGTCGATTAGATTCAGCCTGGACAAGTTATATTCAAGCTGTAAAAGCTTGGCAGAAACATCCAGAAAAATTCTTAGGTAAACCCAAAATACCTGGATATAAACATAAAACCAAAGGGCGCAATATTCTCCCCTATCCTCACGAATCAATCTCGAAAAAAGCCTTAAAAAAAGGAATTTGTCAGCTCTCGATGAGTGGAATCCAAATTCCCACATCAGCTGATGAAATAATCGAAGCCAGGATTGTACCGAAAAGTAGTTGTTATGTCATCGAAATAGTTTATGAACAAGTAGAGGAGACAACCAATCATCAACAAATAGCAGGTATAGACTTAGGAGTTAATAACTTAATGGCTGTAACTACCAATCAAAAAGGCGTCAAACCTCTTTTGATTAAAGGCAGACCACTAAAAGCGATTAATACCTTTTACAATAAACAACGTTCCTGTTTACAATCCCATCTCAAACTCCAGCATAATCAAACCCAATCTCAGAGATTAAAAAATCTCACGCATAAACGCAACTGTAGAGTAGAAAATTATCTTCATACAGCCAGCAGAAGAGTCATAGATTGGTGTAGACAGCATCAAATAGGAATCATCGTAATTGGGCATAATCCGGCCTGGAAACAATCAATTAACTTAGGCCAAAGGAATAATCAACAATTTGTGAACATTCCGCATTATAGGTTAATCGAAATGTTGAGGTATAAAGCTCAATTGAAAGGAATACTCGTAGTCATCACAGAAGAAGCTTATACATCTGTGGCCAGTGCTATCGATGGGGATGAGCTACCTAAATATGGGGCAAAAAAACCCGTGTTTCAGGGACGTAGAATAGCGAGAGGATTGTATAAAACAGCCAATGGTAGGTTATTAAATGCTGATGTGAATGGGTCATTTAATATTACCAGAAAAGTAATTCCTGATGTCTTAGACCAAGGAATAAAGGGTTTGCCGTTTAACCCTGTGGTGCTTGACCCACTACGAATGACTGGACTTTCCGCCTGTGAGTAG
- a CDS encoding helix-turn-helix transcriptional regulator, protein MSTSSNFNPTIKTENSPAENRYQHEIPTQVDTNSQLELFTEGTLSEQKHCKDNGLPKLLTSPSLFPAGKKDRMASALVIWGASDILTQRGNLVWDLDSEGKLCLIRSAINNKGEIHYWVTDPSDLSNEYPATLAGTAALATLETFDIRAACMHLIYAGHATKLERPWEQEFVIDDRQIEDYLGLNKRKDKTRAEKLALIEKLASQPCQITTFISWPAQGKIKAFTVSETRLWQMVEIQRHYQGDLFVNRELIGLTFRVRAGYWAKYFLNAQEAKEKQAYYQCGTLSKYLLQKVMQIWQHRPGAARLLVWLLFKTKFEQQHPITGQTLMEVAYGKQQILEVRKADNKKLRQQLADNFELDLLTIAENDWLFHFDPETYPCEIQPCWAGRGNKSRPRGYFARILAGRVWIMAPNEFHSHDGHAGVSISKEISNYELTSNSRFDSQLSSVANSLPNTASSLLHAQPQPISEIRDRPELTGEQIKEIRKSKGWTTRQLAKRSGLSQSMISMIETGQRLISPSNLKKLKATLELSD, encoded by the coding sequence GTGTCTACTTCTTCAAACTTTAATCCAACAATTAAAACTGAAAACAGCCCTGCAGAAAACCGTTATCAACATGAAATACCAACTCAAGTTGATACGAACTCCCAGCTAGAGTTGTTTACAGAAGGAACATTGAGCGAACAAAAACATTGCAAGGATAACGGTTTGCCAAAATTATTAACAAGTCCATCTCTATTTCCAGCTGGAAAGAAGGATCGGATGGCATCAGCACTGGTAATTTGGGGAGCAAGTGATATTCTTACACAAAGAGGGAATCTGGTCTGGGACTTGGATTCTGAAGGAAAATTGTGCCTTATTCGTTCGGCAATCAATAACAAAGGAGAAATCCATTACTGGGTAACAGACCCTTCAGATCTCAGTAATGAATATCCAGCTACTTTAGCAGGTACGGCAGCTTTAGCAACCCTTGAAACGTTCGATATTCGCGCTGCTTGTATGCACCTTATCTATGCAGGCCATGCCACCAAACTAGAGCGCCCTTGGGAACAGGAGTTTGTTATTGATGACCGACAGATTGAGGACTATCTGGGTTTAAATAAACGAAAAGACAAAACTAGAGCAGAAAAGCTGGCATTGATTGAAAAGCTGGCATCTCAACCTTGCCAAATTACAACTTTTATTTCTTGGCCTGCACAAGGCAAGATAAAAGCTTTCACTGTATCGGAAACTCGGCTTTGGCAGATGGTAGAAATCCAGCGCCATTATCAAGGAGACTTGTTTGTCAATCGAGAGCTGATAGGTTTAACTTTTAGAGTGAGGGCTGGTTACTGGGCTAAATACTTTTTAAATGCACAAGAGGCCAAAGAAAAACAAGCTTATTATCAGTGCGGTACGCTTTCTAAGTATCTATTACAAAAAGTGATGCAAATTTGGCAGCATCGCCCTGGAGCAGCACGTTTGTTGGTATGGTTATTGTTCAAAACGAAGTTCGAGCAACAACATCCGATTACAGGCCAGACTTTAATGGAAGTTGCTTACGGTAAACAACAGATTTTAGAAGTCCGAAAAGCAGATAATAAGAAGTTACGCCAACAGCTAGCAGATAATTTTGAGTTAGACTTATTGACAATCGCTGAAAATGATTGGCTATTTCACTTCGATCCAGAAACTTACCCTTGTGAAATACAGCCCTGTTGGGCAGGTAGAGGTAACAAAAGTAGGCCTCGTGGTTACTTTGCTCGAATTTTGGCAGGTCGAGTTTGGATTATGGCTCCTAATGAATTCCATTCCCACGATGGACACGCTGGTGTTAGCATAAGCAAAGAAATTTCCAACTATGAGTTAACCAGCAACAGCCGTTTTGATAGCCAACTATCAAGCGTAGCCAATTCTTTACCTAATACTGCTTCCTCCCTGCTACACGCACAACCCCAACCAATTTCCGAAATACGCGATCGACCAGAGCTAACGGGTGAGCAGATTAAAGAAATTAGAAAATCTAAAGGTTGGACAACTCGCCAACTCGCGAAACGTAGTGGTCTTAGCCAGTCAATGATTTCTATGATTGAAACTGGTCAACGTTTGATTAGTCCGTCAAATCTTAAAAAACTGAAAGCCACTTTAGAATTGAGCGACTGA
- a CDS encoding helix-turn-helix transcriptional regulator produces MTASSVSSLLQDRQKRLTQLIEQLLKEGWTQSSLANAFGVDFSTVHRWLRGKTIPEFDSKNFRQLARVSGGNAATLQLYLDGEISLLEYRNGFEKKTSELKDNNKKSSSDDIKREILAKIKALEPADIADVISLSAAFLANQG; encoded by the coding sequence GTGACTGCTAGCTCTGTGTCTTCTCTTCTCCAAGATCGTCAAAAGCGGCTGACTCAGCTAATCGAGCAGCTGCTAAAAGAAGGTTGGACTCAAAGTAGTTTAGCCAACGCTTTTGGAGTAGATTTCTCAACCGTACATCGGTGGTTGAGAGGGAAAACCATTCCTGAGTTTGATTCTAAAAATTTTCGGCAACTGGCTCGCGTTAGTGGTGGCAACGCTGCAACACTGCAACTTTATTTAGATGGTGAAATTTCTTTGTTAGAATACCGTAATGGGTTCGAGAAGAAAACGTCAGAATTGAAAGACAATAATAAGAAATCGTCATCTGATGATATTAAAAGAGAAATATTAGCAAAAATTAAAGCCCTAGAACCAGCAGATATTGCGGATGTAATCTCTTTATCAGCAGCGTTTTTAGCTAACCAAGGTTGA
- a CDS encoding DNA-binding protein, which translates to MSESKYDQVVAAFRELMEAGEQPSQEKIRGVVFAKTGAKMSNATIQKHLKTFRSANPDEFFKGTSSDDEPIPLEHQELMRRVYHSIRRATELVYSSEAQEKLDVETDILREKLSDTEAALQTANAKLKGMEQAYQHIVEQMQLVVRNNAMLVKMGEGAEINSCLVQIDRLQNQIVELTKEKQASGIRISELEKQLDDADELRQELSTIKAVRDKLNIQLTQVADRNTELLARSQRLEAALAAKISEIDALKAQMIAQPILPEAPIFEIGEDKEQAIAQLTERNAQLSERNQFLEQQLVDLYQRYGVAQQELAKLGQGKELTSETSIDNQPDVEKPVTQEVDNLPAKPSRSTRNSKSSRQKKA; encoded by the coding sequence ATGTCAGAATCAAAATACGACCAAGTTGTTGCGGCCTTTCGAGAATTGATGGAAGCGGGAGAGCAGCCTTCTCAGGAGAAGATCAGAGGTGTTGTCTTTGCCAAGACAGGAGCCAAAATGTCAAATGCCACCATCCAGAAACACCTCAAGACGTTCCGATCTGCAAATCCAGATGAATTTTTCAAGGGAACTAGCTCTGATGACGAGCCAATACCTCTAGAACACCAGGAGTTGATGCGACGGGTGTATCACAGCATTCGTCGTGCCACTGAACTAGTGTACAGTTCGGAAGCACAAGAGAAACTGGATGTGGAAACAGACATATTGCGAGAAAAGCTATCGGATACAGAAGCAGCCTTGCAAACAGCGAATGCCAAACTCAAAGGAATGGAACAAGCGTACCAGCATATTGTTGAGCAGATGCAGTTAGTGGTTCGCAATAATGCAATGCTGGTAAAAATGGGAGAAGGAGCGGAGATCAACAGTTGTTTAGTCCAGATAGATAGATTGCAAAATCAAATAGTTGAGTTAACTAAAGAAAAGCAGGCATCTGGTATCCGAATTTCGGAGCTTGAAAAACAATTAGATGATGCTGATGAATTGCGTCAGGAATTGAGTACGATTAAGGCTGTTCGAGATAAATTAAATATCCAGCTTACGCAAGTAGCCGATCGAAATACGGAACTTCTCGCTCGGTCGCAGCGGCTAGAAGCAGCTTTAGCTGCTAAGATAAGTGAAATCGATGCTTTGAAAGCGCAGATGATCGCCCAGCCGATTTTGCCAGAAGCACCAATATTTGAGATAGGAGAGGATAAAGAACAAGCGATCGCGCAGCTGACGGAACGCAACGCACAGTTGAGCGAACGAAATCAATTTTTAGAGCAGCAATTGGTGGATTTGTATCAGAGATATGGAGTTGCTCAACAGGAGTTAGCTAAACTGGGGCAAGGAAAAGAGTTGACGTCTGAGACGTCAATAGATAATCAACCAGATGTAGAGAAACCTGTCACACAAGAGGTGGATAATTTGCCAGCCAAACCAAGTCGCTCCACTAGAAATAGCAAATCTTCCAGACAGAAAAAAGCTTAA